GCTGATCAGATCTTGCTTTTAATGAAAACATCGGAACTTCCTTCTAGCGGATAAGTATGTGACTAGACATTTGGGATTCTCTATCCTTAAATCTTGGAAGAACAAGAGAGACAAGGAGAGAGGATGTCCGTCTTTGTTCTGCCCCCACTAGGCTGTGGTCCTCTTTCATTTCCTAGATTATTAATCAGTCGCTTTTGCCACCATTATGAGCAATGTATGGAACTTCTGCATGGAATCCCATGGAACCAAATTATTATAGAACAAAACAGATGGAAGAGAAGACGACGAAAGATGATTTTAATGTTTGCCAACATGTTCCAGATATAATGCATTTTTAAAgggaaagtaataaaaaaagtcatagatCTATTATacttgtactaattcagtcataaacattttattttgttaatttaggcttaaatcttttgacgatttttcaatatagtccatataatcaattttgaccgaaaatcattAATGTGGACGTTGATCATTCTATGTGGTACCATCGGCACCGACATGGATagtatttctaatttttttctatttttaattatttttttctttgtggtgGCCGACTAGGGTTGTGGCCTTCGCCTATGGTCGGCGCGGGTGATCCTCGCCTGGCCCTCTTTGGGCATCGTTGGTGGTCGACCATCTCTTGAGACATGCCatcagcaaaaaagaaaaagaaaagagtgaaaaaaatatgaaaattttcaattttttttaaaaaattgtcaacCTTAGCACCGGTATGCCACATAGAATGGGACTATGTCAGCtttttccagtcaaaattaatcggaatgactacattaacaaattgtcaaaagggttgaattgacacaattaaaagatttaaaattaaattggcaaaaatgtaataattttacgaattttttagtaatttcctCCATTTTTAAATGAGCTGATTCGGCCGTATCTGAAATGTCCCATTCAATAATGATTATTCGACaaagcttaaaaaaattaggCTGCTTCATTTGAATTTCGTCCTCGAGCCATTGTCAAAGCACGACATTTacataaaacaaaaaagctGTGTCGCAGCAGCATAACGGTTGAAGCTGCCCAAGAAAAAGTACCCACCAACCCCACTTTTCTATCGCCATAAAAGACTGATGTTCCTTCATATTCTATGTGATTATCATATCAGTTATCTAAATTGCAATTAGTTTAGGAGACCAGCAGGGAATCCAAGGCTGCTGAAGAATTATAGGTTTGTCCCCTTCGCGAGTTAGGAAACAAAGCGATAGACACATCGCGTCCATGGTCGCGTACGTGAAGTCAGCTTTCGGACAGTTGTTTTTTCTGTCCTGTCGTTCGAGGAAGAACGTGTGCGATCGTCGAGGGATGCGTCCGGCTTTCGGATAGCATTCGAGATGGTCGTATTACGAGTCCGTTTCTACGTCGGAAGCAGAATCGGGTAGTCCTTTTGAGGGACCAGTTTGGCATTTCCCAGAAACCCTTATCCTCCTTCAGTACGTAACGAGGGAAATAGCCGATATGTGATTTCCGTTCTACTCTGTTCCCTCCCTCGTATGGCTAAGTTCATGACTTGGTCTTAGCTTCTTGACCACGGAGCGAAGGTCGCGCTGTGCATAAGAAGTGAAAAATCGCAGCTTACGTACCTTGTTTGCTGCATGAGACATAATGCGTAAACTTCATTAGGGTTTGATTAGTTAAGTTCGTTTGCCGACTATGAATTAGACAGTCAAACGAATAGATTGGGTGGAGTCTAAAATGGTCGATCTAAATAGACCTAATCACAcgcaatacaaatctagcgaCTCTTACCCAATATGATCCATATCTCTAAAACGCTTtcatattcaattcaatttaagaaaacttTATAGACCCAAACCGAGGTGAGAATGCGGAGTGAATAAATGTGGGATCGAGTGAGGGtgaaagagaatgaagagagagtcataaagGTATGTAGAATCTAattaagtaagttgtaaatttaTCTATGACCTATTTAACACCCAAAATACATTTAAACTCATTTGTTGAATATAATTACCCCATATAATAAATAGCTTACTCCATCATACATtattcaagaaatgaatttacGATCCATTTTGATGGATCTACTGCGAACTGAAGATCACTCATGTTCTTGAATAGggtttttgaatttgaaattccTTTGTCGGCAAAAGTTTCCAAAAAAACTCCTATGTTTGGTACTATGTAAGATGGACTGTAGTCAACAACACATGCCATGTGGGGTTGCCACACTAAATTAGTTACCCCATCAAGACCGCCAAAGTTAGGTCTTCCCACCAATCAATCCTCTGACTTTTCCACCCccaggaaaatgaaaaacaacagcaagttttaggaattttttgtcgAAGAGCATGATGGATATAACTAATTATAACATAAAAAAGCAATCTCCTCTCCGGGAACCGttggtgcaaaaaaaaaaaaaaatgctttaaaaagGATGAAGACGAATGTGGAGAGTTTCCCacctaatttgaaaattcaaccCCGCCTCAGCTCTTTATTTTCCATGCCACAGCGCCGAAAGTGAAAAAACCCACGTAAATTCCGATGTAATGATactcgattcgattcgattgaTGCTTGGGAGCTACTTTACTTATAGGTAGAAGGGGAACACCTAATTAAGCCCTTCCAAGGCGCGCATCTTAAAGGCAAACTTGATCGAGCGAGCGGACCAACCGGACCGTGGATGATTCGGTTTAACTGTCTTACTCAACCTCGTCCATAAACGAAACCAGAGAATTCTTGGAGTTGGTTTCGAGCCGTACGACATGGCTACGTTTTCCCACCCATGAACATTCGGGCCCATCATATTGAATAATTCAAATATAGCGCAACCcattcattttaaaaatttaattttgagcTATCTTGTTGGTCCgtccccaaaaaaattaaaagggtcTAACGACCTTTTGCATAAAAAGGAGCGTCTTGTCAATTTTTTCTCGTCCCTTTTGTTCTTCGTTTATTAGTTTGTAAGGATCTCATCTTTTTCTAAGGAAAAGTTGtgaatcaaaagtaattttttgcaCTAGACACTATTATGGTAACTAATTTAGGCGTCTTTCAAAAATGAACTCGATGCTACAGATTTAAGAGCTCGTTCTATATTCGCTGATGCCAGAAAACAGAAATATTTGCTAGTGATAattcggtttcttttttttttaataacaacaCGAGCATCCGAATCTTTCGACTCGACTAATCTCTCGAGATACACGCAAGCTATCCCCTCCCGTACGTCGAGTATGGCTCCATCCATGGGGTGGCAGATTTGGCCTCGAAAGTTAACACAAATGGATGATGCCGTGATTTGAATGCAATTTCCCCGTTTGATCCTGACCGAGAGATTAATCCCTCGGCCGGCTACTTAGGTTTGAAGTTAAGTTTGCATGTCGCGAGATTCGAACCCCGACCTTTAACGCGAGAGGCACCACGCAACCACTTTGCCTGCTAggatatttatttattacgAAATGGAAAACTACGGCGGAGAAGTTTCTCTGTCTTCCTCAGTTTTACCAGTTACAGTAGAGTAGTTTCGTCTGCGACGTGGAGAGGAATCACATTACCCAACTCTACTTGCCCCCACGAGCGAGTGTGAATGAGCTGATTACTGCACAAAATCTGACGACAGCTTCTTTTCCTGGAAAGATCTCTTTTTTAGCTTTCAAAAGTTAGCAAATTTGAGGACCACCCTATCTCATCTCATCACCCTTCCGTAGAAATTTAAACTCAAATCAATCGAAATCCAAAGTGGCTGTAATGCTTAAATCCACTCCCAGTCTGATCCCGAGTCCAAGTGTGAATCCAGTCAGAAGGTGAAAGAAGAAGCGGCCATTCAATGCCCATCTCCTTTTGAAGTTTACTGcgcaccctctctctctttttgctcTCTCCTTCCTCGCCTTCGCTGGATCCCTCAGAAGCCAACAAAAGACCCGAGACCCGGACAAAAGGGAGCTGTTTCAGACTCTCAGTTCATTTATTCCACACACCCAGAATCAGAAAGCAAGAGAGATAGAAAAACGCAGGACATGGCCTTTTTCAGCTCCTGCTTCTACCTGAGAACGAGACGGATTTGAGCGGACGTCGGATCTTTTCCGTGTTTCGAGGACGGGGAGTGTAATGGGGTTCGCCCATTTGCTCCTGATCGGTTTTGTTCTGCTCGCGCTTGATAGTAGAGGACTCGTTCGTGGGAATGCGGAGCTGGGGGCTCTCATGGAGATCAAGGCCTCTTTGGACCCGGAGAACAAGATTCTCACCTCGTGGACCAGTAACGGCGACCCCTGTGGCGGTTCGTTTGACGGGGTGGCTTGCAACGAGCGTCTGAAAGTGGCTAACATCTCGCTGCAAGGGATGGGCCTCGCGGGCAAGGTCTCTCCTGCAGTGGCTCAGCTTAAGTGCTTATCGGGCTTGTACTTGCATTACAATTCCTTGACTGGGGAGATTCCTAGAGAACTTGCTAACCTGACCGAGCTGACAGATCTTTACCTCAACGTGAATTATTTGACTGGGAGAGTACCTTCTGAAATCGGAAGCATGGCTAGCCTTCAAGGTGAGTTCTGTTTTGCTTGACGTGTTTTGAACACGCGTGCTGTGTTTTTTAGCAGATGAGATGGTTGAGACACTTTTCTTTGGCATCTAATCTTTTTAATAATCTGGCTTTTGAGTTCTTGTTCTCGTCCTTTTCAGTGCTACAGCTATGTTGTAATCGGCTTAATGGTACTATTCCCCCGGAAATGGGATCCTTGAAGAAGCTGAGCGTTCTTGCCTTGCAGCATAACAAATTATCCGGTGATATTCCTGTTGGCTTGGGCAATTTGCAGACCTTAAAGAGGCTTGACTTGAGCTTTAATCAGTTTACCGGTCAGATCCCGGTGAAAGTAGCTAACATTCCAGAACTGCAGGCTCTTGATGTACAAAACAATTCTCTTTCTGGACTTGTCCCTCCTGGTGAGTTCAGTTCCCCAGTCCCTGCTTTTCGTtcagtgtttttcttttccctccctCTTTCAAACAATTGCTGTGACTTTGAATGATGAATCTTTCTCATTTAGCTTGTTTCCTAGGATTAACTGAAGTGTGTTTATGTATGTTGAAGCTCTGAAGAAATTGGAGGAGGGGTTTCAATATCAGAATAACACAGGTCTATGCGGATTTGGATTTCCTTTGCTTAGAAATTGCAACGGTCTCGATGACGCGAATGTCAATGATTTACAGCCCATCGGACTGAACACGAACAAGACTGTTCCGATCCCACAGACAGCAAATGTGAAGGCACATTGCAACCGACGCCATTGCTCAAGTCCATCGAAACTCCCACAAGCAGCTCTTGTTGCTGGGATTGTCTCTGTCACAGTCACATTGGTCGGTGCAGGACTTCTAACATCCTATCGATATCGTAGAGGGAAACAAAAGATTGGTAGTACAGCTGATGCTTCTGATAGCAGGCTTAGTAGTGACCACTCGAAAGACTTATACAGCAGAAGTGCATCTCCCCTCGTCTGCCTCGAGTATTCTAGTGGATGGGATCCTCTGGATGATGGCCGCTATGGAAATGGACTATCCCTGCAGGCGCCTAGGTACACCTTGGAAGAAGTTGAGTCGGCGACCCAATACTTTTCGGAGGTTAATTTGTTGGGAAGGAGCACCTTTTCATCTGTCTACAGAGGCATACTGAGGGATGGGACTCCTGTGGCTATCAGGAGCATCAATGTGACAAGCTGCAAATCGGAGGAAGCCGAGTTTGTGAACGGACTAAATTTGGTGACTTCGCTAAGGCATCAAAACCTCATTAGATTGAGAGGTGTTTGTTGCTCAAAAGGCAGGGGTGAATGCTTTCTCGTGTATGATTTCGCCCCCAAGGGTACCCTTTCGCAATATCTCGATTTAGAAGATGGAAGCATCCAGGTTCTTGATTGGCCCACGAGGGTTTCTATCATCAAAGGAACTGCTGAGGGTAAGTCTTACTTTCTTTTCAGATCTTAAAGAGAGCTTTCTGGTTTTCCTTTACTTCAGTTGTTGGAACTTTTTTCTCTAGCTTAATGCTTCTAAGTCTTTAAATTGAGAAGTACCAACTACCAAGCGCATTTACCCAGTTCATTAAGTTCTCTTGAAGTTTTGGACATTCACTTCTGGCCTTCTGGCTTCATGGGTGGCTTAAATTCTTCTGAAACCTAAAAATCTTGCACTTGGTTTTTTACTCAACAACTCATCAGGAGAAGCGTTTGAAACATCAGTGGGATGAATTGACTGGTCATTTCTGGACAAAGAGCCCCTCTTCCTGAATTCGTTTCCTGTCCAATCTAATGAGTAATCTTTGTATTTTATCCGAGCAGGTATCGGATACCTACACAGCAGTGAAGCCGACAGGCCTGCAGTTGTTCACCAAAACATATCTGTTGAGAAGATTCTCATTGACCAGCAGCTCAACCCACTGATAATGGATTCTGGGCTTCCAAAGCTTCTCGCCGACGATGTCATATACTCAGCTCTCAAGATTAGTGCTGCCATGGGTTATCTGGCGCCGGAGTACATTACGACAGGTCGTTTTACCGAGAAAAGCGATGTTTTCGCATTCGGAGTCATCATCTTCCAGATCCTCTCGGGTAAGCGACAACTTTCCAGCTCAATGCGGCTGGCGGCGGAGTCTTGCGCTTTCGAGAACTTTATCGATTGCAATCTGAAGGGAAACTTCACTGAACCTGAGGCGGCTATTCTCGGGAAGATTGCATTAGGTTGCACCAGTGAATTTCCCGACAGTAGACCTACTATAATCAGAGTGATCGAGGAACTAAATGATTGGCGCGTCCAGCATGGATGATTGTACATAGCCAATTTGCCCGAAGTTGCATCCATGGCGGCACCAATTTAACTGAATGAGTTATCAAGCTCAGCGGCGCGACGGGGCAATGATGTATGATCCCTGAAGAATATACAGTGTAATCTTGTCCTAATGTATAACAGATCAGCTTTAACTTATATGTACTTTTTCTGTTCACCTGAGTcataatcattttcattttcccttttgttgtAAGTAGTTACCATTTGAGTTGGTATCCTGATTTCAAACCTATTAGAGCAGAACTATCCCATTCTCTCCAACATCGATACACAACGACAGACGGTTCTGCTCTCGAACTTAACTGCCGATACCGGAAGTTTCATCTCCTGGCTTTTTTCTTGAAGCTATTCCAAGGAGTGCCTCGTATGGCACTGCTGAAGTCCAGCTGCAGTGCCAGTCCTGGAAAGTCACATCTCTGGGGACAGCGATTCGATTCGGTCCCTATAGTCCTCCACGGTTCACAGGTTTCGCAAGCACCTCGGGCTGAATTACACTCAAACTTGGGATTTGCAAACTCAAGTAAGGTCCGATGAACGTCGGGTTTGAGATCGTGAGATCTTCACGCAGTTCTTGCACCAGATATACTGCCATGTTAGCGATTCTTTACTCTCCTAAGCCGATGCGAGCATCCGCTCTCGATGACGACGGTTACTACTGCTGCAACTTAGCATTGCATCTTGTTGGTTCGCTAGTGAAATGCTCAGTGAGCGAACGGGCAAATTGCTCttgctcttcttttgtttcccctgtttcatgaaaatttggTTGGATGGGGCCGTGGACTCGGAGGGTTGGGCTGCGCAGAATGAAAGACATCAGAGATGATATATTCTCATATTATGTTCTTCTAAATGAGTCTACATTTATGGTTTTCATCCATCATCGAAGCACAATTTAAAGTtccgtttattttgtgaaaaatgagtgatttgaaaaatatatctaTCACTCCTCgaaataattgtccaaaaaattccaaacctattgtacgattatcaattcagtgctaaacctttcgattgtgccaatttagtcctaaacttactATCGATTCACCCAATTATTCaaacaatagatttataactaaattgtcaaaacttcaaaaggcgtaagataaaattgacataattgaaaagtttatgattaaattggcaaatcgtcaatatgtttaggactaaattgctataattgaattggctacCGTATaatagttttatgactttttgaacagTTTTTCCATCACGTCCCCAATAGGGAGCCGATTTAgctgttccttttttttttttcttctcaaaatcATCCTTGTTTGTCAACCAAATTTCTAAAGCTCGGATTCGATCTCGGGTAGTCTCCAAGGTGCATCGTGCTTGATCCACAACAACGAACCCAAAGGCAGGGCCGCCACCCTCGGTTGCTAGGTTGCCGCTGCATTATTTTCCTTAtcattaaaatttcatgtaaaatattttggatCTCGTCCCCGAGATTAAGATCTAGCAATTCTTTCTAATCATGCTCCCTTAATCTtaactttttccaatttttcactgATTAAGCTGCTTCACGAGCAAGGGGTTGCGCTCATTTAAGTGGCAAAATGTTAACGTACGTTCTGATATATACACGAGTCCTCTTATAGATCCTGAGAAAATTCAGTTGCCAAAGACACTGATCGTGAGATTTAATGACCAATTGACCATCACTGCCTACATGCATACGTATGCAATACGTATGTATACAcgtattattttaataaaatgcATGACGAAcgcgaaaatttaaaaaaaagagagaagtagTCACTTTCGGCCAGCACAGGCTCGTGTTATTCgaggaaaaatatgaaaccaaaaaaaaaaatgttccagcTTGTTTTTCACGCAAGGCACGAAAGGACAGTGGTGCTTGTGTCTGCATTGTCACCACTTGTCGGATTGTTTATTGTCAAGTTTAATGCAAATCATAATACTTCATAAGCAAAAGTCAAACCCTTCTCGACTAAATTAAGCAGCTAACTATGGTAAGGAAGAA
This sequence is a window from Rhodamnia argentea isolate NSW1041297 chromosome 3, ASM2092103v1, whole genome shotgun sequence. Protein-coding genes within it:
- the LOC115746505 gene encoding probable leucine-rich repeat receptor-like protein kinase At5g63930 isoform X2 translates to MGFAHLLLIGFVLLALDSRGLVRGNAELGALMEIKASLDPENKILTSWTSNGDPCGGSFDGVACNERLKVANISLQGMGLAGKVSPAVAQLKCLSGLYLHYNSLTGEIPRELANLTELTDLYLNVNYLTGRVPSEIGSMASLQVLQLCCNRLNGTIPPEMGSLKKLSVLALQHNKLSGDIPVGLGNLQTLKRLDLSFNQFTGQIPVKVANIPELQALDVQNNSLSGLVPPALKKLEEGFQYQNNTGLCGFGFPLLRNCNGLDDANVNDLQPIGLNTNKTVPIPQTANVKAHCNRRHCSSPSKLPQAALVAGIVSVTVTLVGAGLLTSYRYRRGKQKIGSTADASDSRLSSDHSKDLYSRSASPLVCLEYSSGWDPLDDGRYGNGLSLQAPRYTLEEVESATQYFSEVNLLGRSTFSSVYRGILRDGTPVAIRSINVTSCKSEEAEFVNGLNLVTSLRHQNLIRLRGVCCSKGRGECFLVYDFAPKGTLSQYLDLEDGSIQVLDWPTRVSIIKGTAEGIGYLHSSEADRPAVVHQNISVEKILIDQQLNPLIMDSGLPKLLADDVIYSALKISAAMGYLAPEYITTGRFTEKSDVFAFGVIIFQILSGKRQLSSSMRLAAESCAFENFIDCNLKGNFTEPEAAILGKIALGCTSEFPDSRPTIIRVIEELNDW
- the LOC115746505 gene encoding probable leucine-rich repeat receptor-like protein kinase At5g63930 isoform X1, with the translated sequence MGFAHLLLIGFVLLALDSRGLVRGNAELGALMEIKASLDPENKILTSWTSNGDPCGGSFDGVACNERLKVANISLQGMGLAGKVSPAVAQLKCLSGLYLHYNSLTGEIPRELANLTELTDLYLNVNYLTGRVPSEIGSMASLQVLQLCCNRLNGTIPPEMGSLKKLSVLALQHNKLSGDIPVGLGNLQTLKRLDLSFNQFTGQIPVKVANIPELQALDVQNNSLSGLVPPALKKLEEGFQYQNNTGLCGFGFPLLRNCNGLDDANVNDLQPIGLNTNKTVPIPQTANVKAHCNRRHCSSPSKLPQAALVAGIVSVTVTLVGAGLLTSYRYRRGKQKIGSTADASDSRLSSDHSKDLYSRSASPLVCLEYSSGWDPLDDGRYGNGLSLQAPRYTLEEVESATQYFSEVNLLGRSTFSSVYRGILRDGTPVAIRSINVTSCKSEEAEFVNGLNLVTSLRHQNLIRLRGVCCSKGRGECFLVYDFAPKGTLSQYLDLEDGSIQVLDWPTRVSIIKGTAEGIGYLHSSEADRPAVVHQNISVEKILIDQQLNPLIMDSGLPKLLADDVIYSALKISAAMGYLAPEYITTGRFTEKSDVFAFGVIIFQILSGKRQLSSSMRLAAESCAFENFIDCNLKGNFTEPEAAILGKIALGCTSEFPDSRPTIIRVIEELNDWRVQHG